The genome window TTTGTACCCCGCGGGAATGCGCGTGCCGATGAAACCTATAAGGAGAACTTGGATGATAAAGGCAAACCCGATCGTCATGAAAATAGTATCATTTCCCACACTGGTGCCCCCAATAGAAGACAGGATGACCAGGAAGGTGATTCCTATCGTGGGAACGGCGGCGGCGATCAACAGGTAAATAAGGATCCACATGTTGAGTTCCGCCGCATAATCCTTGATGTGCCGCGACTGGAAATCGGAGAGGGATTGGGAAATGGCTTGTAATGCCGCGCTAACACTGCTTCCTGTTCGGATGGACGTCACCAGTTGCCACACCACTTTCTTCAAGAAATGGGAATCCGTGCGAAGGGCCAGCCTTTCCAACGCGGCCGCCTCGGTGACACCGGCATTGATCTCTTGCACCACGACTTCGAATTCTTCAGAAATATGACCATACCCCGCTCGCGCGACATTGGACATGGCATCATACAACCCCACCCCCGAATTCACCTGGATGAGTAAACTCTTGAGGGCATAGGTCAAACTTTGATCCACCTCCACCGCATTCTTCTGGGCTAACAACCGGGGATAAATCAGATGCAACCCCAACGCCGACATCCCCGCTACAACTCCGGCAACCACTCCCAATTTGATCCCATTTTCCAACCCCCCATCCGGGGAAATGAAACCAACTCCCAAAAATAGGAGGCCTAATACCAATGCGTACAATCCGGCTGAAACGAACGCGGCCGCGAGATACGCCTCAGGAGTGATGCGCAAATGGGCATAGCGTAATGAATCCTCCAAAAAACGAAAA of Candidatus Diapherotrites archaeon contains these proteins:
- a CDS encoding type II secretion system F family protein, which codes for MRVRFMLLTMEQANKLPSRVTGAARPFLRIFRFLEDSLRYAHLRITPEAYLAAAFVSAGLYALVLGLLFLGVGFISPDGGLENGIKLGVVAGVVAGMSALGLHLIYPRLLAQKNAVEVDQSLTYALKSLLIQVNSGVGLYDAMSNVARAGYGHISEEFEVVVQEINAGVTEAAALERLALRTDSHFLKKVVWQLVTSIRTGSSVSAALQAISQSLSDFQSRHIKDYAAELNMWILIYLLIAAAVPTIGITFLVILSSIGGTSVGNDTIFMTIGFAFIIQVLLIGFIGTRIPAGYKE